Proteins encoded by one window of Sphaerodactylus townsendi isolate TG3544 linkage group LG04, MPM_Stown_v2.3, whole genome shotgun sequence:
- the CLIC6 gene encoding chloride intracellular channel protein 6 isoform X2: MILWLKGVIFNVTTVDLKRKPADLQNLAPGTNPPFMTFDGEVKTDVNKIEEFLEDKLAPPRYPKLSPKHVESYSAGNDVFAKFSAFIKNTRKDANESLEKSLLKALRKLNDYLNDPLPQEIDANSTEELTVSRRKFLDCDELTLADCNLLPKLHIIKVVAKKYRNFEFPSEMTGIWRYLNNAYARDEFTNTCPADREIEFAYLDVAKRMK, from the exons GAAACCAGCTGACCTTCAGAACTTAGCACCAGGAACAAATCCTCCTTTTATGACTTTTGATGGTGAAGTGAAAACAGATGTGAATAAAATTGAGGAATTCTTAGAAGATAAACTAGCACCACCAAG ATATCCCAAACTTTCCCCAAAGCATGTGGAATCATATTCTGCAGGAAATGACGTATTTGCTAAATTTTCTGCATTCATAAAAAACACAAGAAAAGATGCCAATGAAA gttTGGAAAAATCTTTGCTTAAGGCCTTAAGAAAACTGAATGACTACTTAAACGACCCCTTGCCTCAAGAAATTGATGCCAATAGCACTGAAGAACTCACTGTTTCCAGAAGGAAATTCCTGGATTGTGATGAACTCACATTAGCAGATTGTAATCTCTTGCCAAAACTTCACATTATTAAG gTTGTTGCAAAGAAATACAGAAATTTCGAGTTTCCATCTGAAATGACTGGAATCTGGAGATATTTGAACAACGCATATGCCAGAGATGAATTTACAAATACGTGCCCAGCAGACCGGGAAATAGAGTTTGCTTATCTGGATGTTGCAAAAAGGATGAAATAA